A window of the Artemia franciscana chromosome 21, ASM3288406v1, whole genome shotgun sequence genome harbors these coding sequences:
- the LOC136040605 gene encoding uncharacterized protein LOC136040605 isoform X1 — MNLSTYLDNNVGNLLLCCTSPAINVDQIAPSIFEENFHALGQKEKDLLDSLFWLPDNWLLLASLDSFGFFCSQFYNGPQKMAWRTSEGDDVAIYYIGVDDNGH; from the exons ATGAATTTATCCACTTATTTGGATAATAATGTAGGAAATCTTCTACTATGTTGCACTAGTCCTGCCATTAATGTAGATCAAATAGCACCatctatttttgaagaaaattttcatgcgcttggacaaaaagaaaaagatctttTGGATAGCTTATTTTGGTTACCTG ATAACTGGCTTCTTTTGGCTTCTTTGGATTCTTTTGGCTTCTTTTGTAGCCAATTTTACAATGGACCCCAAAAA atGGCTTGGCGTACATCGGAAGGCGATGATGTAGCAATTTACTACATTGGAGTCGATGATAATGGACACTAA
- the LOC136040605 gene encoding uncharacterized protein LOC136040605 isoform X2 gives MNLSTYLDNNVGNLLLCCTSPAINVDQIAPSIFEENFHALGQKEKDLLDSLFWLPDNWLLLASLDSFGFFCSQFYNGPQKG, from the exons ATGAATTTATCCACTTATTTGGATAATAATGTAGGAAATCTTCTACTATGTTGCACTAGTCCTGCCATTAATGTAGATCAAATAGCACCatctatttttgaagaaaattttcatgcgcttggacaaaaagaaaaagatctttTGGATAGCTTATTTTGGTTACCTG ATAACTGGCTTCTTTTGGCTTCTTTGGATTCTTTTGGCTTCTTTTGTAGCCAATTTTACAATGGACCCCAAAAA ggttgA